AGTTTTAATAAAAAATCTTTTTTTACTTTATAACTCCATTTCGATAATAAATAAGTTGTTAGCTCTTCTAATTTAGTTTCGGCAATATCAGAAAAGTAGACATCCATCACGAAATTTTGTCTAAAACTTCTTTATAAGACTTTCTATTGCCTTGGTTTAACTGCTCAATCCCTCTTTTTATCTCTGCTTGTTCCTCTGCATTCAGTTCATTCCAGAAATCTGCCTTTTCATTATTTATAAAATCAGTTAATCTTTGAATAAATGTATCGTTCTCAATATTGAGAATCATTTTTACCAGTTCTATTTTTGAAGTTTTAATATCCATTGTTCGAGCTTTTTTCAAAGTTAAGGAATAAAATTTATTGAGCTAAATAGACCTATAGTTCTTATTACCCTGTTTGGGTTGTTATTACAGTTCCAAAACCGTAAAATTGAAATCCAGCGGATCCAAATTTTCTTTCAATAATGCCAGCAATTCTTCTTCGTATTCCAAGTAAAACTCCGAGAAATTAAGGTGCCGTTCCTGTAACCCCTGCTTCGGAAAAAGTTGGTTTTGAAGGTTTTTTAATCGGTCTAATTCTTCAGAGAATTTCCGTTTTTGGGCTTTTATCAAACGTTTTTCCAGATTGTCTAGCCCGTTTAACTGCTTTTTTTCTTGCGCGCCCACTGCTCCCAAAAAGGAAACATCGGTCTTTTCGGCCAAGGTGTACAAATCTTTAAATTGCTGCTGTAAAAATTCTTTTTGTTTAGAAAAATCTAGGTCTATTGCCGAAACTTTATGCGTGTGCCGCGTAATGAGCTCGTGCTGTTTCAGGAATAATTCCTCAATTTCGGTATTCAGTTTTTTTAATTTTTCAGAAATATGCTTCGGAATTAACAATGCCGAATTACGAAGCAACAGCATAGGGAAAGGAACTTCCACTTTCTGAAAATAATCTTTTAACTGAAACCAATACGCCAGCTCGCCCCCGCCGCCAATGTAACAGAGATTTGGCAAAATAACCTCTTGGTATAAAGGGCGCAGCAATGCATTTGGTGAAAAGCGCTCTGGATTATCGTGGAGTTCCGTTAAAATTTCTTCTTTGGAAAAGGAGATGTCTGTTTCATTTACATAAAACCGTCCCTCTTTTTCTATAATACGCTCTCGGAGATTTTCTTTTATATAAAACAAATTTATTTCGCGCGGATGTACCTGTTCCGGAAAACCTAAGGCGGTTAATTTTTTAGTGGTTTCAGAAATTAATTTAAAGCTGAGGTTTTCGGTTAGTTCCTTTTCGGCATAGGGAATAAATTCTTTTTTAAGTTCCGGATCGTTGCCATCTATTATTACCAACCCGTATTCCCAAAACATTAAATTGGCAAGATGGCGTGTGGCATCGGCAAGATTAGAGTTTTCTTTATATGCCTGCGCAAAATATGCGACCAATTTTTCGGCGTTTTTTCCGGGCCCTAATTTCTTTTTGAGAATTGCCTTTACTTCGTTTAAACCTTCGGTTGAAAGTTCGCCTACAGCCCCCGAGGCATCGCGATTCCATTCTACCTTGCTTCCAAATAGATTAAAATAGTTTATCTCGTCGAAATCGTGATCTTCCGTGGCCATCCAATATATAGGTACAAAATAATGCTTTGGATATTCCTTATTTAACTGTTCGGCCAAATTTATTGTTGAAAAAATTTTATACAAAAAATACAACGGCCCAGTAAATAGATTGAGCTGATGCCCC
This region of Aequorivita marisscotiae genomic DNA includes:
- the bshC gene encoding bacillithiol biosynthesis cysteine-adding enzyme BshC — encoded protein: MRTHSLPYKKTGYFTKLICDYLDENPTISPFYNRFPKLENFRAQFEEKRSQLSLDQRRALAKRIMFQYGYNNLSQSTLSNIDLLYEPDTFTVTTGHQLNLFTGPLYFLYKIFSTINLAEQLNKEYPKHYFVPIYWMATEDHDFDEINYFNLFGSKVEWNRDASGAVGELSTEGLNEVKAILKKKLGPGKNAEKLVAYFAQAYKENSNLADATRHLANLMFWEYGLVIIDGNDPELKKEFIPYAEKELTENLSFKLISETTKKLTALGFPEQVHPREINLFYIKENLRERIIEKEGRFYVNETDISFSKEEILTELHDNPERFSPNALLRPLYQEVILPNLCYIGGGGELAYWFQLKDYFQKVEVPFPMLLLRNSALLIPKHISEKLKKLNTEIEELFLKQHELITRHTHKVSAIDLDFSKQKEFLQQQFKDLYTLAEKTDVSFLGAVGAQEKKQLNGLDNLEKRLIKAQKRKFSEELDRLKNLQNQLFPKQGLQERHLNFSEFYLEYEEELLALLKENLDPLDFNFTVLEL